The genomic region TGAGAGATTTAGTAAAAGGCATTGTGAACCAACTGATAGAAGAATTACTAGGGTCTATCACATTGAGAGTAGAACATTTAGAAGGAGAACTCTTTGAAAAAAACGGAAGAAAACATAAAACTGTCAAAAGAAATCGAAGAAGTTAAAACACAGCTGAAAAATCGAGAAGATGAGAATGAAAAGCTAAGAAAAAGCCTAAAAACTCAGGAAAAAGCAAACGAATACAAATTCAATGACATAGAACAATACAGTAAACGCAGCAACATAAAAATAGAAGGCATAAGAGATAAAGAAAACGAAACAGCAATAGAAACAGCAGAGAAGGTACTCGAAACCCGCCATATTCCGGACATTAAACTGTGTCATGCAGATATTGACATCACTAATAGAATCGGACCTTTCGAATCTAAGAAGAATAGACCTATTATAGTTAAAATGATCTCGAGAATGAGAAAGACAGCGTAACGCGAAAACAATACGAAAACAAAAAGACCCTATTTACGTCAACGACCACCTCACAAAGTTGAATGCACACGTATTTGTATGTGTAAGAAAAAAGCAGAAGGACATTGTAACGTCGACATGGACTCGAGATGGAAACATTTTCTACCGTGACGTGAACGAAATGGTCCACAAAGTCTCACAGGACCAATTCCAGTACTGGTAAGAACTTCCCTGGCCAAGTTAAGTTTGGGGCCAAGCACCCAACAATCGCGCGAGAGCGCCTATTGAGCGCTCTTTTTTTTCATACAGTATAGATTGACACCGTCCATGAAAAGTCACGAAATCCACGACCATTAGGAAAAGACCGAGAACATAGGAATGTCAACACAGTTTTTTTATGTAAACGGATTAGGATGACCCATCAAGTAATATTATCCCTGATCGATTAAACCTATGCGGACGCTTACCTTTCAAACCCATAAAAACTATAAGCCTACTACTggtatatacggaatattacgctagtcaattgttccaagagtttgtatcactcgagtggcttgtgtgatgacgtatcacacgagaggcggagcctcgagtgtgatgcgaaatagcacaagccacgagagtaaTACAAACTCTttgaacaattgactagcgtaatattccttttattatatacaacaactaacgaaaacagttaacaaatgtattttttactttaaataaactgacaaaacaatgactaaaacggtacgccatagtttatttaagacgcctATGAATACAgtatatgtaaattaacgtgtaaacattcgaaccgggaaaacacaggttaccgacacgcttaccttattgacatcgttaatccaattttatATACAACGAAAGAAAGCAAAAGTATTCAACTTGTGATACAAACCGAAGTCATCGGGATAAAATGGCTAATACCTTAATTTATCAGCAATTACAGCATGTACTGAAGAGAATTTAGTTTAACCTAAAGCAAGTTATTCCCTTTTGTGGAGCCCCAGTTTGCCCAGTTGGCTTGAAAGTAATTGCAAGGCATGCATTGTTTAAAGCACTCGTATTGGCGGAAAGATTTAAATATGCCTTAACTGAAATGGTATGTACAACTGattatttatgttaaagttaTATTGCAACTGGGAGCACAcattattgtatatgtttttgtttagctGCAGTGGTTTGTGTTTTCAGGTGCGAACACTATCAGTGTGTGAAGGCTTGAACCTAGATCCCACCAGGCCGAGTCTACAGCTGGGGAAATCGCATATAATTCCCTTGCGTGGAGTGAGTATTCGTACAAGATGTAATGTTGAACTATTTAAGGTGTAAGCTTTTCATTTTAGCTAAAAGTGTTCATGGTGAGTTGTTGTGGTAAGTCAGTTCCTGTCGCAAACGAATCGAGAGTCCCATAGACACCTGTTATTTGCATTCTCGGAAAGTGCAGTTACAATCCATAACCCAAGCTAGGCATTTAATTTCGACAGCCAGTATTATTTTAAAGCTTCAAGAGCAACAAATTAATTCCGCTTTTGGCATTATTGGTACGCAACGACATTTTAATCTTTTGAACTGCACATTAATGGAAACCAATCTGTAGCAAAATGAGGTAAAGTTGTCAACAATATGATGATTGACAGATTTTAATATTAGAGACGTAAAATCGTCGTTATTGAATGAacagtgtttacaaaatataGTAAGCATAACACAAAACACTTCTTAACAGTCTTCAACTTAAAACGAAGTGAAGCGAATTCTCTCCACCCACTATTATTTCATATTTACCTGTTATAAAATGCATCATTGTGTTGTCTACTCAAATTTCATTGTCATTTATTGGCACACAAGTCGTAATTGTTCAGATTAAATTCGGGAAATTCCATGAAAATAGCAGGGGCATTTGACCTTTTTTAAATTCAAACCACTTCAATGCTATTATGGAAATTTTATTCAAACACCGTTATGCCGAAATAACTTAATTTCGAACCAATCAATCCGGTCCATCTCAAGTTTGAATATCTATCATTATTTGAAGCACTTATATGTGCAATCCAAATCTACCGTCTCATccaataatagtaataatagttTGCTCTTATAATACCTCTTGAGTTAATAAACTCAGTTAATTTCAGTATGTCGCTTACCCTTTTAAGTGTATGGTTTGTAGAGTAGAAAATCTTGTCAACATAAATGTTTTAGTTTGGTTTCTTGGTTTACGCAAGCAAAATtatcacatttaaataattaacttATATTTAGATAggatataaaacaagagggccaagatggacATAGATTGACCAGCTTTGTTATGGAACGTTACCACGCCCACACCTTCATGCAGGGccaattttgaccactgtgacatATTACACCTGTTGTAGTTTTTCTAACAGAAAAAAATTGTTAAGGTATTTCACTTTTGAATTCTTTATATGAAAAAACTTTGTGGAGTGCCACTATACAATGCTACACACCAATATTTAAACTCTTACCCTTGTGAATTAATGCGACTTGTTCAGGGATTTTCATATAATTTACACGTGTCTTTAAATATACTTACTGACACATATATCACGTTTTAATAGTCTTAacttataattataacaaaagaaaagtgaaaaaaaatcgcCTTCCCTGAGATTCGTCCCCGGAACTCTGGACAAAAATCATAACAGTGTTGAAAGTTTGCAATTTTGATCAGTCTATATCTGTCGTCCGTCATCGGCCTGTGCCCCATCAACATCGACTGTGTATCTACTCTAAATGCAATATAATTTCGCAATATATAGTTCTTGTAAAAAGTCTTAACAACAATTACATTTAAAAGAGACTTTTCACGTTCTagtatattgacaaaataaaaaaaaatgtttcagattcgcaaattttcaatttAGTTATATGATATTTGTGgaaaaaaacagtaatactgaacatttaccatgctctaaaatatcaattatatgcatcttttgacgatgtaaaaacctgtaaattataaagcgttgaaacgcgaaacgagtCAATAATTTGatgagttttgttgttgtcgttatattttgtgacactacgaggattgctagtataatgtatttaaaatacaataatcatagtatgagcacggatggccgaaggGTCTTAGCgatagatttttactccagggctccagggttcagtggttcgagcccaatttaGGGTTCCTTTTTTCTTTCtcaaattgtattcttgttttttacgagaactttttaaatcaaatgtttacatttatgaatataaagcatttaatgacaaacttcaatacatggcaAAATTTGTGAAAACGTCCCCTTTTCCACcaaacatttgaatatttgaaatatCCGTTCATTTGAAGCATAAACGaggagaaaacaaaatatgaaagtcgagaaaacaaaatgtaaagtcgagaaaacaaaataatttactgTACCGCTCTTTTATTTAGGGTTGAACTCCTCTCTTTTCTATCTCGTTCGACATAGCTAACTTGTTTCCATGAGGTAGTTTCCTCGAGTTGATTTAATTCATGCCTCTTGTTTAATGCATCTTCTTTTTTACCTAATTATTTATCTCGTTCCCACGAGATAGctaactcgttcccacgagttagtaagtcgttctaTCAAgttagtatgtcgtgggaacgagatagtgcaattaaaaaaaataaagtggaGGAAtttcacctctatgccaccgtcgTGAAGGAGGTTTTATTACCATACATATCAAAACATACACAGATATTTAAGCAGAAATGTAGTGAATGCATGAattgacaaaaatattatttttgatttatgCATATAACTACGGGATAAGCGATATATAATGATTTTCAGTAATATACACAACGGTTCATTTcacaagatttttttttgaaaatttcagaTATTTAGCTTATATTGCCATCCAGTGTTATACTGCACCAATAACATTAGTCATTGGTCTTAGGTGTATTGATTGCATATTTGAAAATGTCAATAGCGAAGTGTTTATCGCAAAAGAAacgcatttaatacaaaaatgatATCATAAGAAGAACAATATACAGAGAAGGGCAAGAGCAAAGTTCTTATGAAcaaattttatcggcattttatCAGAAAAAGGTTGTAATTTCTCAACATATTAAAgtacatgttaataaaaaaatgtttaaaaataatggaaTTGCATCGGTTTaaatgaaggtcaaggtcacttaaatGAACTTAAAAAAGGAAATCGCCTTTTATTCCATAACTCTCCAATACATAAAGATATTTTTAAGAAACGTTATCCATAATTAATTGAATCATGACGCTGCTTGGCAGttcataatgtattattttatagaGGGTGAGGGAAGGATACTGCTActgtaaatatgaaaaacatgctGTTTGGGCGAAAAGGGTACACTTtacaaaaataagaaatagaaaaaatgttatttttccgTAACTcggtaacaaattaaaatattgcattgtggttttttttctcaaattttgaAAATCATCCTACTCCAACtttgtataaaaaatgaacgTTTTCCTCCATAATTCAAACAATTTGGTTTTTGAAAAAGCGAGACAGCATGACAAGAAAAGAAAATGTTGAGCTCTCATTATTCCGACTGTTTAGAATTTATTCAAGTACAATCACCAAAATGTTTTCATTATCAAACATTCCAATAATAATTGAGTTCGTGTGTTTGCTGTAGTAGACACATGTAGGCCTAACAACACCACTCTTCTCTGTAGCCAATATTGCTCGTCTCTTCGTCCCATCTCTGTTGACCTGGAGGATTGTATTAGAGTCACCTCCACAGACCAGGACCTGTCCCAAGTTTGTCACATGCATGCCAGGTAGGATATCATTCCACTGCAGGACCGGGTCGGTCATTTTGGAGATCACTGCGCCATCCTTGGACAGTGTGATGAGCTGGTCTCTTGCCCCACTCGTTACATATATCCTCTCCCCATCTGGACTGACTCCACAAGATGTAACTGTGAAATTAGGAATAGTAATACCATTATAATGTGTATTCCACTAACTCTCACTGATGTGTTTGGTAGAAAAATCTTCATATAATCAAGGTATAGATTGTAATATCATGATATAAAGGCAAGCTACAGTCATGTTGCAAACGACTGAAAGTTGACTTGAGCTTATGTTATATTGGATTTCATGGATTGTCCTGGGCGATAAATCTTGAAATACTTGACCAACTTGTATGATTTTCACTAATCTGGCATAATACCAATAGCAATACAttgactatctccggaatcctccgtaagattgaCCTCGTGtctaatggtcgccatctttgcTTGTATTAAgttttttactacccaaaaggtagATTTACGctataaatcgtctgctgatccagagctGCATACTACATTTTGACATTGGTTACAAATCACTCAATGTTGATGTATGGCTCCTTTGTCTTCGATTCTCTAAAATCATGGTTTCcaaataataacttattaaaggcttgacacattttattattttatggaggtgttaaattataaataattttttaaactaaGGTTCTGTCccaaatgataaattatttttttaaactaaggtTCTGTCCCACTGGTATGTGTGAGGAGTTTTAAACTGTCATGTTAAACCGCCGTATTGCCAGCAGAAATTTAGTGTATTGTAGTGTTGATGTCAGTCAAGATGTTAAATAAGTACCAAAACCATCTGTCAAAACAGCGTGcttgttttcttgaaataataAGACAGTAAACGAGACCGGTtcttatattgacacatttttattgCTTTCAATTGTTTTCACAGAattttaaaagaaacacaaagtgtatataaaatgtacaaaaaatgtcgtgaattggtgggtcttgctgtaGGCATAATTTCAGTTTAAACTTTAAGATAACCGCATGTTCTTCATACAAAACAAGACAGAATTTTAACTTATACCAGCTTCAGAAAACAAAGTTCAGCAGTGTGTAAGAAAAATATTTGGTGATTGTTACCATTGTTATGGTACAACTTGTTCACCAGGCTGCCATTCACCGTGTATTGGTACAGGGTTGTACCTGATGTGATGTACAGGTTGCCTTGGTGATGTGCAATTCCTCTACAGGAATGTTCCAGTTGAAATGTTCTGTCCTCTACCAACTCTCCATTAGTCACACTTATGAAGTGGATTTGATTATCATATACAGTAACAGCCACCTGACTTGAGTCAACCCTGCAAATGGACCATGGTTTATCAGAAAAGTCTAAATGAGTTACCACTTTGTAGTTATCATCCAACAACTTGAGTTTGTTGTTCCACATGTCTGTAATAAGGAGCTCGCCAGTGGTTGTCGCACAAATACCCGATATCCAGCATGTATCTGAATCAGTGTCAATTTTTACTGAATATTCTGTATCATGCCTTACTCTCGTTTTCTTTTTCGCGACATTGATTGGATTGAACAACTCACCTGTCACTTTGTAGGATTTATCTTGTGATGGCAGATTGTTCTCAAGTTCAGTTTCTTTCTGAATCAACTGCTCATGTAATGTATCAACATCGGGGGACGGTTGAAGATCGGTCACATTATCAGCCATCAGCTTCACTTTACTGCATTCCCTGTTAAATAAACATCTTGATCCATGTACAGTAAGTAATGATAATCAGATTTGTATCATATTTAGCATTACACTTTAACAGCTTGCTGGAATATCTCACTAAGAAAGTTTATTTTTATGGCACACAACTGAAAGTTTACCTGTTCAATAACTTACTTAATTCAAAAAGGATATCCTTTTTTTACTGTACATACATATGTTTGAGAATTGAAGGTAAGTGTTGAATACACGTTTAACTAGAGAGTCTTACACAAAACCGGATTCATTAGCCTTGGTGAGTGGTTCATGTTTTGTACCAAGCCAATAAACGTGGCCTTAAATCTCACAAAGTTTCGCCTATGAATATATCTATTTCAGTTAAAATAACTAGATTCATTTCAGGctatataattaaaaattatctgtattcaaataaaaaatattaaatatgaaagaaaacaGTTTGAGGCAAAAGCAGTTATATAGATTAAAATTAATTAGTGTGCATCTGGCTTAATCTTTcaaagattttattattaatatctcAAGAAATATTACAGTCAAAATCTCAACATTTTCTTTAGACCATAGATTTTGATATTATCTTTATTGTTAAAGTGTATTCATTACATAAAATTAAGACATAATTCAGTAATAGAAAAAGTTAGTACTGAGAGCAGTACATAAAGAAGATTAGTCGGCCTTCAATATCTCCTATTGTTTCCTAACGTTGCTGCAGGGAAACATATATTAACGGTATAGTGTACGGTATTCTTTACTTATTAAAGCTGTTATTAAAATCGaaactttgtttcatgtttatcaTGCTTTCAATTCCACCGTGTGAAGTCAACAAATCATGTTTGTTGGAATTAAACAAGCCTACACGATTAACTTGTGATAACGCTAGATAACATAGGGCAACAACATAACACAAGAGCTACCGAAGGTATGCATTAATGTTTACACTCTTTAAACGAATATGTCACAGTACGTGACATGATTTATCCATGTCTTCCCCTTATTATCTTACACCCTTAGGAAGATTtagattataaaaatgtatatggaaaagatggtttaatgcatgtgcgtaaagtgtcgtccaagataagcctttgcaggGAAGACAtgtttcgcctaaactggattttcttcaAGAAGGGTCTTCTTTTAACCGAAAATACAATAAAGGCGGaaattatcgtccctgattagcctgtgctgaaagCGCAGACTCGTATGTTTTTGTATTGAGACAATGTGAAGAAGGCATACGTCAGTTACACTAACTCAAGATCAAGATCACACATGCGGGTTGAATGTTTTATGTCTATTCTATATAGTATGTGccttaaattgattttttatgaaactCACCTTAAATTGTTATCAAATTGGGGCAATGGGCAGAAGAGATGAGGCAGTCACACCAACTCAAGGCCAAGTTCATTACTTGAGGATCAAACGAATAATTTCAAGGgctatttaaattgtatatagcTGTCCTTTAGTCCACCTATGTTATGGTTATTGTGTAATTGTATAGAGTTTCATATACTGCACTGTTCATGAAATGAAATTGAATGGATTTTGTTATGAATATCTGGAATTACTTATTTcttaaatttgattttatttcCCTGGTAATTGACCATTTTATAATGATTGTAAGTGTTCCATTAAAAGAGCTCTAAGTATACACCCCATTTAATTACTATTTCATACGCAATTCTAAAACAATACTTGAACGATTGGAATTACCAATTGTAAGCATCTGACCAAAATGAATCATTTAGGACAAGAGTAAGCAAATAAATGAGGATTAgcatattatttgtttaactctttatttaTGAACATTAATAAGCCTGTCGGAATAACATCAAAATACATTATtgcattaaatcatttattttagtATCGGACACTATATCGTAAGTTTATACATATTACTTACTGATGGCTGAAGACATTGCATGCAGTTGGTAATAGCTGGTCATGTTCCTCACAGAGCTGTGTTAGTTTCTGATCCTTGTGCTCCTGACTTTGCTCTGATTCATTTTCTATTCCCTTGCCGAATGGCCAGTTTCTCAAGCGTTCTATTCGGAGTGTTTTGTGCGCTTTGTGCATCTGGTAATGATGTTCCACACAGCTGGTACAGTAACATTTTGAACATTTCTCACAGTAGAATTTTGCCTCCTCACATATCTcattttcttcacaaatatcacaaGCATAGTCATCCATAAAGTGTGATCCGATGTTAACTGGTCACTTTAAATTGTATGCCATCTCAGAAAGCTGTAGCGTAGCAAATTCGACAAGCAATTAGGTTCAAAGTTTCGTTATTATTGTAAACATGTTCAATACTCAAGATAAAGACTTGAGTTGCATTTTTATCTTTGCGGTTTATCACTCTGGGTTATCTCTGCACTGTTAATTTAAACACAttatacttaaaggggccttttcacagattttggcatatatttaaatgtgtcattaaatgctttatattattaaatgtaaacactggaactaaaaagctccagtaaaaaaattcaagaataaacttaaagaaagaaaaaaagtaaccctcaactggactcgaaccactgacttctctagtaaaagtctatcgcttagatcaCTACCCAATCAGTGctaatacaatgagtgatgtattttatacttaaaattagcaatccttgtagtatcacaaaatat from Dreissena polymorpha isolate Duluth1 chromosome 5, UMN_Dpol_1.0, whole genome shotgun sequence harbors:
- the LOC127880828 gene encoding uncharacterized protein LOC127880828 isoform X1 translates to MDDYACDICEENEICEEAKFYCEKCSKCYCTSCVEHHYQMHKAHKTLRIERLRNWPFGKGIENESEQSQEHKDQKLTQLCEEHDQLLPTACNVFSHQECSKVKLMADNVTDLQPSPDVDTLHEQLIQKETELENNLPSQDKSYKVTGELFNPINVAKKKTRVRHDTEYSVKIDTDSDTCWISGICATTTGELLITDMWNNKLKLLDDNYKVVTHLDFSDKPWSICRVDSSQVAVTVYDNQIHFISVTNGELVEDRTFQLEHSCRGIAHHQGNLYITSGTTLYQYTVNGSLVNKLYHNNVTSCGVSPDGERIYVTSGARDQLITLSKDGAVISKMTDPVLQWNDILPGMHVTNLGQVLVCGGDSNTILQVNRDGTKRRAILATEKSGVVRPTCVYYSKHTNSIIIGMFDNENILVIVLE
- the LOC127880828 gene encoding uncharacterized protein LOC127880828 isoform X2, whose amino-acid sequence is MDDYACDICEENEICEEAKFYCEKCSKCYCTSCVEHHYQMHKAHKTLRIERLRNWPFGKGIENESEQSQEHKDQKLTQLCEEHDQLLPTACNVFSHQECSKVKLMADNVTDLQPSPDVDTLHEQLIQKETELENNLPSQDKSYKVTVTSCGVSPDGERIYVTSGARDQLITLSKDGAVISKMTDPVLQWNDILPGMHVTNLGQVLVCGGDSNTILQVNRDGTKRRAILATEKSGVVRPTCVYYSKHTNSIIIGMFDNENILVIVLE